A part of Amycolatopsis lurida genomic DNA contains:
- a CDS encoding SDR family NAD(P)-dependent oxidoreductase, which produces MLEGRIALVTGGTRGIGLATARALAEAGATVVLTGRDEAKAKEAAAAAGAASGLALDVTDAKAVSTLVRGVAKEHGKLDIVVANAGIMEDALLGMIREELVDTTLSTNVAGTLHTVQAAARAMMRKKTGAIVVLASIVGEHGSAGQTVYAASKAAVANIARSAAKELGRSGIRVNAVAPGVIDTDLTSGLTEEAKAENIGKTPLGRLGTPEDVANAIRFLVSDDASFITGQVLGIDGGLVL; this is translated from the coding sequence ATGCTGGAAGGCAGGATCGCCCTGGTCACCGGGGGGACCCGGGGTATCGGGCTGGCCACCGCGCGGGCGCTCGCCGAGGCCGGCGCCACCGTCGTCCTGACCGGCCGTGACGAGGCGAAGGCCAAGGAAGCGGCCGCCGCGGCGGGGGCCGCGAGCGGGCTCGCCCTGGACGTCACCGACGCCAAGGCCGTGTCGACGCTGGTCCGCGGCGTGGCCAAGGAGCACGGCAAGCTCGACATCGTGGTCGCCAACGCCGGGATCATGGAGGACGCGCTCCTCGGCATGATCCGCGAGGAACTGGTCGACACCACGCTGAGCACGAACGTCGCCGGCACGCTGCACACCGTCCAGGCCGCGGCCAGGGCGATGATGCGCAAGAAAACCGGCGCCATCGTGGTGCTGGCCTCGATCGTCGGCGAGCACGGCAGCGCCGGTCAGACGGTGTACGCGGCCTCGAAGGCGGCGGTGGCGAACATCGCGCGTTCGGCCGCGAAGGAACTCGGCCGGTCCGGGATCCGGGTCAACGCGGTGGCACCCGGCGTCATCGACACCGACCTGACCTCGGGCCTGACCGAGGAGGCCAAGGCCGAGAACATCGGCAAGACCCCGCTCGGGCGGCTGGGGACCCCCGAAGACGTGGCGAACGCGATCCGGTTCCTCGTCAGTGACGACGCTTCCTTCATCACCGGGCAGGTGCTGGGCATCGACGGAGGCTTGGTCCTGTGA
- a CDS encoding acyl carrier protein, with translation MAEVAGKLREVFVEALDLDGDVDVENLKYRDIEAWDSVGHMALVAAIEDEFDVEFDTDQVIDMSSFKVAVDMVTDLQSK, from the coding sequence ATGGCGGAAGTCGCCGGCAAGCTGCGTGAGGTCTTCGTCGAGGCGCTGGACCTCGACGGCGATGTCGATGTCGAAAACCTGAAGTACCGCGACATCGAAGCCTGGGACTCGGTCGGTCACATGGCGCTGGTCGCCGCCATCGAGGACGAGTTCGATGTGGAGTTCGACACCGACCAGGTGATCGACATGTCCAGTTTCAAGGTCGCCGTCGACATGGTGACCGATCTCCAGTCCAAGTGA
- a CDS encoding UDP-N-acetylglucosamine acyltransferase has product MVNRIHPTAVIGEGVELGEDNVIGPFTVIVGPTRIGDGNWIGPHVTIGTPGEDRGREHPAAWETPPNGDPDHDGHGVVVGSRNRIREYVSVHQGTWRTTSLGDGGYFLRGSHIAHDCIVEDAVTVASNVVTGGHCHIWSGANLGMGAILHQRVVVGPGAMVGMSSAVRKEVGAFTIAVGNPARVTGVNTVGLSRRGLDEATIEALGPWLKGKGGLPEDGLADRLPGDLSTLVKAWDARPRVEH; this is encoded by the coding sequence GTGGTGAACCGCATCCACCCGACGGCAGTCATCGGCGAGGGTGTCGAGCTCGGTGAAGACAACGTCATCGGACCGTTCACGGTCATCGTGGGCCCCACGCGTATCGGGGACGGCAACTGGATCGGCCCGCACGTGACCATCGGGACCCCGGGTGAGGACCGCGGCCGCGAGCACCCCGCCGCCTGGGAGACCCCGCCGAACGGTGATCCCGATCACGACGGCCACGGAGTCGTCGTCGGCAGCCGGAACCGGATCCGGGAGTACGTCAGCGTGCACCAGGGCACCTGGCGCACCACCTCCCTCGGCGACGGTGGCTATTTCCTCCGCGGCTCTCACATCGCCCACGATTGCATCGTCGAGGACGCCGTCACGGTCGCTTCGAACGTCGTCACCGGCGGCCACTGCCACATCTGGTCCGGGGCGAACCTGGGCATGGGCGCGATCCTGCACCAGCGGGTCGTGGTCGGCCCCGGCGCGATGGTCGGGATGAGCTCCGCGGTCCGCAAGGAGGTGGGCGCGTTCACCATCGCCGTCGGCAACCCCGCGCGGGTGACCGGCGTCAACACCGTGGGGTTGTCCCGCCGCGGACTGGACGAGGCCACCATCGAGGCACTGGGGCCGTGGCTGAAGGGTAAGGGCGGTCTCCCTGAGGACGGGCTGGCCGATCGGCTGCCCGGCGACCTCTCTACCTTGGTGAAGGCGTGGGACGCCCGTCCACGCGTAGAGCATTAG
- a CDS encoding DegT/DnrJ/EryC1/StrS family aminotransferase: protein MIPITVVDVRDAEDLVVEVLRSGVIAQGPMVKRFEDAFANVSGTEHAIAVNNGTTALVAAIQALDLRPGDEVITSPFTFVATLNAILEAGATVRFADIRRDDFAIDPDAAAAAITDRTKVLMPVHLYGQTADMGKLAPLAAEHGLQVIEDSAQAVGASFQGKQAGSFGIGCFSLYATKNVTTAEGGMITTDDDELADSLRVLRNQGMRSRYEYEVAGHNYRMTDLHAAVGIPQLEKLDQLTAARQANAKRLTEGLAGTPGLDVPRVLPGREHVWHQYTVLVGPHAFLSRDELAAALTEKGIGNGIYYPKIVFDYECYRNHPQIPDARVEDFPVASSIVTQALSLPVHPYLSESDLDTIIETVREALGA, encoded by the coding sequence ATGATCCCCATTACCGTGGTCGACGTCCGTGACGCGGAGGACCTCGTCGTCGAGGTGCTCCGATCCGGCGTCATCGCACAGGGACCGATGGTCAAGCGCTTCGAGGACGCGTTCGCGAACGTTTCCGGCACCGAACACGCGATCGCCGTCAACAACGGCACCACCGCGCTGGTCGCCGCCATCCAGGCGCTCGACCTGCGGCCGGGTGACGAGGTCATCACCTCGCCGTTCACCTTCGTGGCGACCCTGAACGCGATCCTGGAAGCCGGCGCGACCGTCCGCTTCGCCGACATCCGGCGCGACGACTTCGCGATCGACCCGGACGCCGCGGCCGCGGCGATCACCGACCGCACCAAGGTCCTCATGCCCGTGCACCTCTACGGGCAGACCGCGGACATGGGCAAGCTCGCGCCGCTGGCCGCCGAGCACGGGCTCCAGGTCATCGAGGACTCCGCGCAGGCCGTCGGCGCGTCGTTCCAGGGCAAGCAGGCCGGCTCCTTCGGCATCGGCTGCTTTTCCTTGTACGCCACCAAGAACGTGACCACCGCCGAGGGCGGCATGATCACCACGGACGACGACGAGCTGGCCGACAGCCTGCGTGTGCTGCGCAACCAGGGCATGCGTTCCCGCTACGAGTACGAGGTCGCCGGGCACAACTACCGGATGACCGACCTGCACGCCGCCGTCGGCATCCCGCAGCTGGAGAAGCTGGACCAGCTCACGGCGGCCCGCCAGGCCAACGCGAAGCGCCTCACCGAGGGCCTCGCCGGCACCCCGGGCCTCGACGTCCCGCGGGTCCTGCCGGGCCGCGAACACGTATGGCACCAGTACACGGTGCTGGTCGGCCCGCACGCCTTCCTCTCGCGGGACGAACTCGCCGCCGCCCTCACCGAAAAGGGCATCGGCAACGGGATCTACTACCCGAAGATCGTCTTCGACTACGAGTGCTACCGAAACCATCCGCAGATCCCCGACGCGCGTGTCGAGGACTTCCCGGTGGCGTCGTCCATCGTCACGCAGGCGCTTTCGCTGCCGGTGCACCCGTACCTTTCCGAGTCCGATCTGGACACCATCATCGAAACCGTCCGCGAGGCACTCGGCGCATGA